The Pirellulaceae bacterium genome segment ATTGGTGTCTAAGCTCGAGTTGCCTTGTCCGAATTCTTCCCCAGTCGTCGTGTTTCCCTGGTAATCACCGCCCGAAGCGGATCCGGCCTCCGCCAGTTCGTTCTGTTGCTGATCGTACGGATTGGGTTCGTAGGGACTTTGTTCTTGGTTTCCATCCCCGCGGCCGCTTCCTTGGCCTTGGCCGTTGCCACCTCCTTGACCGCTGCCGCCGAACCCCCCCGCGTTGGCCCTGTCGCCTAACGGACGGAGTTGTCGATTGCCGGCTGGTGGATTACTGCCAAGGGCTCCGCTGCCAGTGAAACCCTGGCTGCGGTTGTTGATCTGATGGGAAGGCTGGCCGGAAAAGCCACGTCCGTTGTTGCCGCTTGGACCGAAGTTGCCATTGCCTCCCACGAGATGGTTTCCTCTCGGGCCGCCTCGATTTGAATTGGGTTTTCCAAAACGATTGCCATTGGTTCCTGGCGTCCCACCCCGGGTTGAATCCGGTCCGGAGTTGGCCCCCAAGCCGCCCGGTTGTCCTGTGGATTGCCTTGAGCGTGAATCATAGCCTCCAGCAGCTTCCCCGTTATTGACGAATCCACCTTGACGGGATGCGGTTAGCGTGCCGCTGTTTCTTCGACCGAATCGAGCCGGCGCGATTGCTTTAAGTCTTTGTCTTTGGAAGCGTGCTTCTTCAACCGCGTCCATCATGATGGCAACCATGGCCGCATCGCGTTTGGGAAACTTGAGCTCCAAATCTTGGGCGACCAGTTCGTAACCAAATTCAGCGTCCCATGATTTCATTGCGGCTCGTGCTGCCGCGTAGGCTTGGGCGCCATCGGGTCGAACGACAATAAGTGGATAAGGCTGATCGTCTTGGTCACGGAAAGTTCTTGCCAAGTATTCTCGCTTGGCACGTAAAGCTGCCGCCAATGCGTTGTCATCGGTGATTGGTAGTTGGAAGTCTACGCCGTAAAGCTCGATTCCCTCGGGCTGTAAAATTACCCGTTCCCCGGTGCACTCAATGAAGATAGGACGTCTTTCCGTCGCGTGAGGGCCGTCATAGGCAACGATCGAATAGGAAGGCTTACGTTTGGAAAGAGCTTTCCGAGCGACTTCTAAATCGCGTTCTGCGTTAGCAAGACGCGCACGCAGTTCCTCAACCTGTTTTTCATTGGCAGCTTGTTGAGCCACTTCGTCAGACTCTTCGGCCGCGATTCGTCGTGCTTCCCCGACGGCTGCATCGAGTTCCTGGCTGAGATTGCGAATCTCGTTTTCCAGATGACTCAGTTCACGGCGTCGATCTTCAAGCTGTTCAGCAGTTTGTTGGCGTGAGCTTTCCAGGATCTCCATTCGCCAGGAGAACTCTTCCGTCCGTTCGCGGAGCAGCTTGTTTTGTTCTTCCAAGGACGACCGTTCCGACTCGCGTTGTTTGGAAACGGAGGCCGCGTTTGCTTTGGCTTGCTCAACAACAACAACCAATAACACGATCAACGATCCCACCGTGCAGATCAGCACCGCGAGAAAAGGGAAGAGCGTGATGGCATCGTCGCTTCCTCTGCGTCGTCGCCGTCTCATGCAGCGCGCTCCTGTTGTGGCGATTCAAGCTGAACCTGCTGGTCTTTGGCGAGTGGTCTTCCCAATCGTGAGCTTAAGAGCTGAATCGCTGCTGATAGGCTCATGACAGTGTCTTCAAAGTTCTTGGCACCCGACAACGCTCGCAAGTTTTGGTTCAAGGCCTGTTCGAGCTTCATGATATCCCCAGTGGCCTGCAGGACTTGCAAGTTGATTTCACCATGTTTCGTCAACTCAACCTGTTGGGCGCGGACTTCGCGAATCGTCTCGTTAGCAGATTCTTGCAGTTGCTGCCAATGAGCGGCGGCGCGTGCGCCGGCCGCGTCTTCCAACTTCAACAGGTTTTCGGTGTGCGATGTCATGCTTGCTGTCAACGCGGTCGAGACGGCTGATTCGACGGAGTCGCCCGTTTCGGTCATCAGCTTTGCCCACTGGTCATGAGCTGCGTCCAGGGAAGTTTTCCAAACCTCACTTTGTCGCTCAACAATCGTCGTCATATTGTTCATGACGGACTGTGACATTCTCTCGACGGATGCCAAATGAGGATCACGTTCCGTACCCAGTTTGCGGAAACGGTTGCCGAGGAGGTCAGACGTGCGACGATCGACAATTGAGAGTAATTGTGTATCGACTTGAGTCATGAGGAACTGCGTGAACATCAGGGCAATCGATAACGATAGCGCCAAGGCGGTTGTGTCGAAGGCGACACTCAGACCCGAGAGTAAGCCTTCCATCGCTACCTTAGGTGAGTTAACAAGTGCCTCCGGCGAAAGATCTCCTAACGCCAGCGTGATTCCGATGACCGTTCCGAGAAATCCCAACATTGGGGTGGCCCAAATGATCATGCGAACCAGACCATAGGCCTCGTAGTTGCGCTCGGCGTCAGTTTCCGACAGATATTTGAGTTCGTCATCGAGATTGTCTGCCGATTCCTGGCGACCGATGAAGGCAAGTGCGTTCTCAATTCTTTGGACGAATTGGCTCTTGCGGATTGAAGTTGGTAGTTCGGCGAGTTCTGTTAACAACGCCTTGGCTTCGTGAGGCGCCTGCCCCTCGGCTGGCGGTGGATCAAGTTGAACCGCCTCGGCAATGCCCAATTGTCGCATCGTCTGCCAACCGCGCCGTAGGATGGCTGCCAGGCCAATGAAGAACAAGCAGACTTCAACGTACTCCACCGGGTGACCGGCCGTATATCGGATGATCAGCTCGTTGGTAATAATTCCCTGCCGGATTGCCAAATAGAATCCAGTCGTACCAGCGAGGCCTGCTATCAAGGGCCAGCCAATGCTATCAAGAATGACTCCAAAGAATGGAACTCGTTTCGTTTTCGCCACTGGTCATCCCTTTCCATGGTGAGCGCACACGATTCACAAAGCTATTCGCGTTCGTCCTCAGAATCGGCGTAATCGTTAAACTTGAATGAGTCAAAATCAGCAAATAGTTGTGTTGGCTGCCGCTGACTTGCTGTCAGCATGCGTTTTTCTCTTCTGGCCGTAAGCTGAAAATGCCCTTTTCGGCAATACGCTCAACACGCCGGATGCCTGTTTTTTCTGCAGGAACTTGAGGTGTTGAGCGGAGCTAGCGGATCGGCAGCGTGGATTTATCGGCAGCCAATTGACGATCTCTAGGGAGCGCTGGTAATCTCTAGACTCTTTACTGGAACGAGCGACTTGATGCCCCCTTCGTCTAGTGGCCCAGGACATCGGATTCTCAGTCCGAAGACAGGGGTTCGACTCCCCTAGGGGGTACTTGCATGCCTTGCATTAATCCGCATGCAAACGTTGTAGGCCGCAAAATGGCCCGGTTTCCCCGGGCTTCTTTCGTGTCTTGCCAGTTGCTGCGAATCGCGACTGATTTCTGCGCCGCTGATTTCTGCGCCGCAAGGTGTGGCCTCCCATCTTTCCCGCTGCTCGCCTTGGGTCGGGTCAAACCCGGCGCGAATATATCGGCCGCTGCCCTCGGGGCCATTGAGACTTACCCATGAGCGGTGGGTCTCTAATCCCTAGGAGGTGTAAAATTTGGGACTTGCTTTTTGCCCGACACTGTCCCACCAAGGTCCCATGTTCGCGGTACAGCGCTGGGATGAAAAGCTGGTAGGCTTTCATGCCGCCAAGAACAGCATCGCCTTCAGTCGGGTCATAGCCGGCTCGCTTCATCTCCTGGAGTCGTCGATCGTGATCAGGTGTCCAAGACTTGGTCAACCACATGCATCGGCGCGAATTCGCCCCAGAGAGCTTTCACAGGCTTCTTCATCGTCACGCCCCAGTGCTTTGAATGCTCCTTGATTTTGACCACTTTCCAGCCTGGGTTTTTTTTCTCCGCGATCAAGATCGCCCGCGATGCTGTTTTGGCACTGGTTTTGGGAATTGAAACGGTGCGTTGTGACGAAACTAGAACTGATACTTCAGGCTCCGCAGCGTGAGCGATTTTCTCCAAGCCGATGGGAATGATGGACGCACAGGCAAGTAAAACGAGGTTCGAGATCTTCAGACGCATGGTCTTTGCCCCCTGGATGGCTGATTTCGCTTGACGTGCAGGACGCACACTACTGCACCAACTCGATTGCGTAAGCGTACGAAGTGCAAACCATCTGACTAGCTCTCATTCAGACCCTCCCGCTGGCTCTTAGATCCTCCTGTCCTCCAAATTTTCCACGAGGACCAGTTACTGCCGAAGATTAACAAACAGATAATTAACCACGGCCCATGCTTGTAAATGAGACCCTCAATATGTCTGGTTCGCTGGCGACCAATGGAGTGTTGATCGCATGGTGAAGAGTTTACCCGATATTAAGCGATCTCTGAGGCGTGACTGGATAAAAGTCGTACTGAGTAGCCCTCAAGGCAAATCCGACCTCCACCTTCCAAGCCAACCCCTTACAACCCCTGTGATTAAAGGTGTTGGAGATCATACGGTTAAGATTTATTGAGTTCGCTGGTCGGCGAACAGCAGTAAAAATTTGGAGTTTCAACAAGACATCATCACATTGTTGCTGCTCCTGTTATGGGTCAGTTCGGCTGTCTCTATTTCGAGACGCACGGCCGTCATCCGTTTTGCCTGGAGGAAGTCACCACTCCCGACGCGACCTCTCCAAGCGGTATGCACTTAGCCGTCAATTAATCCTAATCGCCGCTATGTGGGGTGTTTGTGACCTCTCCAGGCCCACGCGCAGTCAACCGATCTGGGCTGGAAAATACCAGATGGTTTTTTATGTATTTATTGTTTGTACAGCCCATTTACCCCTACTACACTGTCGATTAGTTCCTTGTGATGAGCCGGGAGATACCCACCACCACGCGGAGGAAAAATGATGTTGTCGCATACGAGTTTCCGCACGACTGCCGTGGCTATCGCCGCGCTCTTCCTGGCGCCGGCCGCCGCCTGCGCATCGATTGTCGTCCCAGCCGGACTGGTTGCCGGACAGAAGTATCATTTAGTGTTCGTGACATCCGGGACGACCACCGCCCCTCTTTCAAGCCATATTGGCCACTACAACGACTTCGTTAACAGAGAGGCTGTGCAACAGGATGCGATAACGAAGGACTGGGGTACTGAGTGGTTCGCGATCGGTTCTACATCACAGGTGAATGCACGTGACAACGCCGTGGTGAGTGCACCGGTTTATCTGCTGGACGGAACTACTCAGATTGCCGCGGGCGAGGTTGACATGTGGGATGGTGACATCCTAAGTTCGCTAGCTATCGACCAGAAGGGCGTCTATGGTGTCAATTCGACCCTTCACGTCTGGACAGGCTCCTCCGCTGCTGGCTATTCAGGGGATTATGATAGTTACTTGGGTTCCGTCACGCCCCGGGCCGGCTGGCATCCCGCGATCGGGCACTGGTGGCTCAGCGACCAAAACAAAAATTATTCAGAAACTTTTTCGATGTACGCTCTGAGCGAAGTCTTGACTGTTCCACCCAGCAACGCGATCCCCGAGCCGACGAGTCTACTGGTGTGGACCGGCCTTGCCACCGCCGGTGTTTGGGTCACGCGTCGCCGGAGGCGAAAGTCCTAGGGATGGGAGGTCCCGACAGCAAGTTTGCACCGCCACAACGATCCATTCCATCGATTTGCGTTCTAGACCACTTCTAACCTAAACCAATTTACCGATCGTTGATTTGTGGGGTAAAGAGACGTGCACCAAATCAGTAATTCATGTCCACAGGTCGCATCGACAAAAGATGTTCTCGCGTGCTTTCGCGACGGCAGATTAGCAACGGTTGATGGGCGGGGCATTATGCACGATGAAGTCCTAAGAGGCTGGGGGTTTTCCGGGCTTCAGGATCGATTCGGTGATCGTCCGATCAGTTGCCACAACAAATTTGACGGCAGTACATTCATGCCGAGTTGGAGTACGCTAGGAGATCTTTGCAGTAGGCTGAACGCGCTGGGAGATTCAGCCCTGCCGGCTTTGGACGATCCGGATCGGATGAAGCTGTACGGTGTTGTCAACTCAAAGCGAGTGACCCCTTTTCGACCGATTTTGCGGGAGGTGAGTCGACACT includes the following:
- a CDS encoding MotA/TolQ/ExbB proton channel family protein, which produces MAKTKRVPFFGVILDSIGWPLIAGLAGTTGFYLAIRQGIITNELIIRYTAGHPVEYVEVCLFFIGLAAILRRGWQTMRQLGIAEAVQLDPPPAEGQAPHEAKALLTELAELPTSIRKSQFVQRIENALAFIGRQESADNLDDELKYLSETDAERNYEAYGLVRMIIWATPMLGFLGTVIGITLALGDLSPEALVNSPKVAMEGLLSGLSVAFDTTALALSLSIALMFTQFLMTQVDTQLLSIVDRRTSDLLGNRFRKLGTERDPHLASVERMSQSVMNNMTTIVERQSEVWKTSLDAAHDQWAKLMTETGDSVESAVSTALTASMTSHTENLLKLEDAAGARAAAHWQQLQESANETIREVRAQQVELTKHGEINLQVLQATGDIMKLEQALNQNLRALSGAKNFEDTVMSLSAAIQLLSSRLGRPLAKDQQVQLESPQQERAA
- a CDS encoding PEP-CTERM sorting domain-containing protein, which translates into the protein MMLSHTSFRTTAVAIAALFLAPAAACASIVVPAGLVAGQKYHLVFVTSGTTTAPLSSHIGHYNDFVNREAVQQDAITKDWGTEWFAIGSTSQVNARDNAVVSAPVYLLDGTTQIAAGEVDMWDGDILSSLAIDQKGVYGVNSTLHVWTGSSAAGYSGDYDSYLGSVTPRAGWHPAIGHWWLSDQNKNYSETFSMYALSEVLTVPPSNAIPEPTSLLVWTGLATAGVWVTRRRRRKS